From Pseudarthrobacter equi, a single genomic window includes:
- a CDS encoding phage tail tube protein: MANELNKATRLRIKYIDVIFNDDLTAEPIDPAVFDRRALVGEWHQLGYLDRSQVVEIPRSGGEVTVDDTLNELAVDSEQAPIDRDVTFAVQQTDLGVLKAIYGDDLYDEETDEFELPSQPISKTRQYQIMLETTKGQKRCFRLAGSISTTADLSLDPTKTSAIPVSIKVLSHNGKGIRMVGFGPAAPVVP; this comes from the coding sequence ATGGCTAATGAACTGAACAAGGCAACCCGCCTCCGGATCAAGTACATCGACGTTATCTTCAACGACGATCTGACTGCCGAACCCATCGACCCCGCCGTATTCGATCGCCGCGCTCTGGTCGGTGAGTGGCACCAGCTCGGGTACCTCGACCGTTCACAGGTCGTGGAGATTCCGCGATCCGGCGGCGAGGTCACTGTTGATGACACGCTCAACGAGCTGGCTGTTGACAGCGAGCAAGCTCCCATCGATCGCGATGTGACCTTCGCAGTGCAGCAGACCGACCTCGGAGTGCTGAAGGCGATCTACGGCGACGATCTCTACGACGAAGAGACCGACGAGTTCGAACTCCCTTCACAGCCCATCAGCAAGACGCGTCAGTACCAGATCATGCTGGAGACCACCAAGGGTCAGAAGCGCTGCTTCCGTCTCGCTGGCTCCATCTCGACGACTGCTGACCTGTCGCTGGACCCGACGAAGACCTCTGCTATCCCGGTCTCCATCAAGGTCCTGTCGCACAACGGCAAGGGCATCCGCATGGTCGGCTTCGGTCCGGCTGCGCCTGTCGTCCCCTAG
- a CDS encoding DUF5403 family protein — MLILDKRQFSRMLKEKAAKTAKVQRFAEKAADALRAEIEPHRRTGQLGRSVEIQQHTNSDGIKVPFVALTHPAAYWIENGHWAGDGPETVWVEGIHVVSNTAKKLRRS; from the coding sequence GTGCTGATCTTGGATAAGCGTCAGTTCTCTCGCATGTTGAAGGAGAAAGCAGCCAAGACCGCCAAGGTGCAGCGGTTCGCTGAGAAGGCGGCTGATGCACTTCGAGCTGAGATCGAGCCGCACCGCAGGACGGGTCAGCTTGGTCGCTCCGTCGAGATTCAGCAGCACACCAACAGCGATGGCATCAAGGTCCCGTTCGTCGCACTCACTCATCCCGCTGCCTATTGGATCGAAAACGGTCACTGGGCTGGTGACGGTCCAGAAACAGTCTGGGTCGAGGGCATCCACGTCGTGTCCAACACGGCAAAGAAACTAAGGAGGTCGTGA
- a CDS encoding DUF6221 family protein, whose product MSTSLIDFLLARIAEDESFVQRIIAATYCDHNAEWRCDSSAVLSIGDEKLDSLIPTCCAVVGDFAARFDPARILAECAAKRAVVELHEGEIQIIHTGASAMSGDPLAHGLVIKSEGRVILEALATVYSSHPEYQSDWAVTA is encoded by the coding sequence ATGAGCACCTCGCTGATTGATTTCTTGTTGGCTCGGATTGCCGAGGACGAGAGCTTCGTCCAGCGCATAATTGCGGCTACCTACTGCGATCACAACGCCGAGTGGCGATGCGATTCGAGTGCGGTGCTGTCTATCGGCGACGAAAAGTTGGATTCACTGATTCCGACTTGTTGTGCCGTTGTCGGTGATTTTGCGGCTCGCTTCGACCCGGCTCGCATCCTCGCTGAGTGCGCGGCGAAGCGTGCGGTAGTGGAGTTGCATGAGGGCGAGATACAGATCATCCACACGGGCGCGAGTGCCATGAGCGGCGATCCACTCGCCCACGGTCTGGTCATCAAGTCCGAGGGTCGAGTGATCTTAGAAGCCCTCGCTACGGTCTACTCGTCGCATCCTGAGTACCAGAGTGACTGGGCGGTGACGGCATGA
- a CDS encoding Panacea domain-containing protein, producing the protein MSESVEDQKLTAIDVALLMLAQHAESFPDVRGMDEQKLHFLVYFAQGHWLGVHGTPLFDDPIIAGPNGPWIPSLEALRPKGHVF; encoded by the coding sequence ATGAGTGAATCGGTAGAAGACCAGAAGCTCACAGCAATCGATGTTGCCCTATTGATGCTGGCTCAGCACGCAGAGTCGTTCCCGGACGTGCGCGGGATGGATGAGCAGAAGCTCCACTTCCTCGTGTACTTCGCTCAGGGACATTGGTTGGGAGTTCACGGCACACCTCTCTTCGATGACCCGATCATCGCCGGTCCCAACGGTCCGTGGATTCCTTCCCTCGAAGCACTACGACCGAAGGGGCACGTGTTCTGA
- a CDS encoding pilus assembly protein TadG-related protein yields MRESTSEDGQITVMIVGYVALALLVATVVMGISSVYLEHKRLLSLADGASLAAADSYTLGEVASQGGSPSAVLNPARVRSVAADFVARSPASARFDALAVAGATGTPDGSTAVVVLTAAVHPPVVNFLVPDGILIEATSTARSRLTR; encoded by the coding sequence GTGAGGGAGTCGACATCCGAGGACGGCCAGATAACGGTGATGATAGTCGGGTATGTGGCGTTGGCGCTGCTGGTGGCCACAGTCGTGATGGGAATTTCTTCCGTTTACCTGGAGCATAAGCGCCTGCTGTCACTGGCAGACGGCGCCTCCCTTGCTGCAGCGGACAGCTACACGCTGGGTGAGGTGGCTTCCCAGGGCGGCAGCCCATCTGCCGTCCTCAACCCCGCAAGGGTTCGGAGTGTCGCGGCTGACTTTGTAGCCAGGAGCCCCGCCTCGGCACGGTTTGACGCCCTGGCAGTTGCCGGGGCAACCGGTACCCCGGATGGCTCTACCGCCGTTGTCGTGCTCACCGCCGCGGTCCATCCGCCGGTGGTGAACTTCCTGGTTCCAGACGGAATCCTGATTGAAGCGACGTCGACAGCGCGCTCGCGGTTAACACGGTAG
- a CDS encoding ArsR/SmtB family transcription factor translates to MQNNVSQYAELNALLRVLSRPLATDALHHLSKGPLTVNELTDRIGQPQASVSKALTVLRFHNLVSYKKVGVKHVYRMEPTELMHVISALSECVSGDIEVTA, encoded by the coding sequence ATGCAAAACAATGTCTCCCAGTATGCCGAGTTGAATGCGCTGTTGCGCGTTCTCTCCCGACCACTCGCCACGGATGCTCTGCATCACCTCTCCAAGGGTCCCTTGACCGTCAATGAGCTGACGGACCGCATTGGTCAGCCACAAGCATCAGTGAGCAAGGCGCTGACCGTTCTGCGTTTTCATAACTTGGTGTCGTACAAAAAGGTTGGCGTGAAGCACGTTTACCGGATGGAACCAACCGAACTGATGCACGTGATTAGCGCTCTTTCCGAGTGTGTGAGCGGCGATATCGAGGTGACGGCATGA
- a CDS encoding phage major capsid protein translates to MATLRKDLFAPEVYEDMGNAEFKKKIVMAQAANQDDTLVGMPGETVVFERWETLSEIEDIDEEDVLEVESMTQSASSATIKEAGKAVGWSDRAKLVGKGNLQDQLIQQYGELTARKVDSDLMSAALLRVPEGRYYADGRPATPTNPLSFNAGETTGFSYNPIVDAAQLVGDDFETDEWAGLFINSLDRATAMKDTQFQQANQGDGYNGLITRGRIGDVNGLAVVVSDRVPVGKSLLLKKNALSVKWKQRPWVEQDRDILARKTVVAIHLHYATKRVNDNGVIEINWNTAK, encoded by the coding sequence ATGGCAACACTACGTAAAGACCTCTTCGCCCCTGAGGTCTATGAAGACATGGGCAACGCCGAGTTCAAGAAGAAGATCGTCATGGCTCAGGCTGCCAATCAGGATGACACCCTCGTCGGCATGCCCGGTGAAACGGTTGTCTTCGAACGCTGGGAAACCCTCAGCGAAATCGAGGACATCGATGAAGAGGACGTTCTCGAAGTCGAGTCGATGACCCAGAGCGCCTCAAGCGCCACCATCAAGGAAGCCGGGAAGGCTGTTGGATGGTCCGACCGCGCGAAGCTTGTCGGTAAAGGCAACTTGCAGGACCAGCTCATCCAGCAGTACGGCGAACTGACAGCCCGCAAGGTGGATAGCGACCTGATGAGCGCAGCTCTTCTGCGCGTTCCCGAGGGGCGCTACTACGCTGACGGTCGTCCGGCGACCCCGACCAACCCGCTCAGCTTCAACGCGGGTGAAACGACCGGCTTCAGCTACAACCCCATCGTTGACGCCGCGCAGCTCGTTGGTGATGACTTCGAAACTGATGAGTGGGCTGGTCTCTTCATCAATAGCCTTGACCGCGCTACCGCGATGAAGGACACGCAGTTCCAGCAGGCTAATCAGGGTGACGGCTACAACGGGCTTATCACCCGTGGACGCATCGGTGACGTGAACGGTCTTGCCGTTGTCGTCTCGGACCGCGTCCCCGTGGGCAAGTCTCTTCTGCTCAAGAAGAACGCCCTCTCCGTCAAGTGGAAGCAGCGTCCTTGGGTTGAGCAGGACCGCGACATTCTGGCTCGAAAGACCGTTGTCGCCATCCACCTCCACTACGCCACGAAGCGCGTGAACGACAACGGCGTTATCGAGATCAACTGGAACACCGCTAAGTAG
- a CDS encoding PBSX family phage terminase large subunit: MSALAIQAKLPMAISPKQLDYLRNSNKSFNVCHGSVSSGKTVITLYRWVFFMADAPPGQAGMFGRTRESVKSNLWNVLKDREFFGDLVDEFQGNPLSGWVKMFDREVRVMGANDVNAEMTIRGATLVGACVDEITVLPEGFFKMLVSRLRVPRAQLFGTTNPDSPNHWFKVDFIDKINDPVKPLPGWTLWHFTMDDNPGLPASYVAQQKAIYAYGLFKLRFIDGLWVSGDGAIFDFWDPAKHVVKHADLPLMRRVYAVGLDGGLSSASAGIWLGLGADNVLYFFDEWNWTHSKDRAGLSYHEQAKLFVKKFNQPNTLGLRKADLKPRWTIVDSAALDFKRALRDNGITNIGNCKKDNVLQGIGVIGSMLESRKLKVSDSCIGLINEIPGYAWDQKQSLVGVDAPNKKNDHHLDAARYALMSTQGDWLRDMERNR, translated from the coding sequence ATGTCAGCTTTGGCGATCCAAGCGAAGCTACCGATGGCGATCTCTCCGAAACAGTTGGACTACCTGCGGAACTCGAATAAGAGCTTCAACGTTTGTCACGGCTCGGTCAGTAGCGGCAAGACTGTGATCACGCTTTATCGCTGGGTGTTCTTTATGGCGGATGCCCCACCGGGTCAGGCTGGGATGTTCGGTCGAACGCGCGAGTCGGTAAAGAGCAACCTGTGGAATGTCCTGAAGGACCGTGAGTTCTTCGGTGATCTCGTTGACGAGTTCCAAGGCAACCCGCTGTCCGGCTGGGTCAAGATGTTTGACCGTGAGGTCCGCGTCATGGGCGCGAACGACGTAAACGCAGAGATGACCATCCGAGGTGCAACGCTCGTCGGTGCATGCGTGGATGAGATCACAGTATTGCCTGAGGGCTTCTTCAAGATGCTTGTCAGCCGTCTGCGTGTACCTAGGGCGCAGCTATTCGGCACGACCAACCCGGACTCCCCGAATCACTGGTTCAAAGTCGACTTCATCGACAAGATCAACGACCCGGTGAAGCCCCTGCCCGGTTGGACTCTGTGGCATTTCACCATGGATGACAATCCGGGGCTGCCTGCTTCCTATGTGGCGCAGCAGAAGGCTATCTACGCGTACGGGCTGTTCAAGCTTCGGTTCATCGACGGCTTGTGGGTGTCTGGTGACGGTGCCATCTTCGACTTCTGGGACCCTGCTAAACACGTGGTGAAGCACGCTGATCTCCCGCTGATGCGCCGTGTCTACGCCGTGGGGCTGGATGGTGGCTTGTCCAGCGCGTCAGCCGGTATCTGGTTGGGGCTGGGCGCAGACAACGTCCTCTACTTTTTCGATGAGTGGAACTGGACGCACAGCAAGGACAGAGCTGGATTGAGCTATCACGAGCAGGCAAAGCTTTTCGTCAAGAAGTTCAACCAGCCAAACACGTTGGGGCTGAGGAAAGCCGATCTGAAACCTCGGTGGACCATCGTGGACTCCGCTGCCCTCGACTTCAAACGCGCTCTGCGGGACAACGGCATAACCAACATCGGCAACTGCAAGAAGGACAACGTGCTGCAAGGCATTGGTGTCATTGGTTCGATGTTGGAGAGCCGCAAGTTGAAGGTCTCTGACTCGTGCATTGGATTGATAAACGAGATTCCCGGCTACGCGTGGGATCAGAAGCAGTCATTGGTCGGCGTCGATGCTCCCAACAAGAAAAACGATCACCATCTTGATGCGGCTCGATATGCATTGATGAGCACCCAAGGAGACTGGCTCCGCGATATGGAGCGCAATCGCTAA
- a CDS encoding type II secretion system F family protein, whose product MITVSPAAAVCGAVLGIGLWLVIFRSPLMRATTLAQRIEPQLKSQNLESRLLSGEHTLTPFGPLERILRPFIRDGISALGKMSPAPGATARRLAQAGISKSVIDFRAEQVMWAAAGFALTSAIVAVGAAAGRFNALLAAVAIIGSGVAGFVVRDYWLGVQVRRREERMMAEFPSLAELMALAVGAGESATGALDRVCRSAKGELSKEFSTILAETRAGKPLINALQEFSARTDLAPLVRFVDGIVVAVERGTPLADVLRAQAQDVRDTAKRDLMEAAGKKEIAMMVPLVFGVLPLTVVFAVFPGIAAISLGL is encoded by the coding sequence ATGATCACCGTGTCACCGGCCGCCGCCGTTTGCGGTGCCGTGCTGGGAATCGGACTGTGGCTGGTCATTTTCAGGTCTCCGCTTATGCGGGCGACCACTCTGGCCCAGCGCATTGAGCCCCAGCTTAAATCGCAGAACCTGGAATCGCGCCTTCTGTCCGGTGAACACACCCTGACGCCCTTCGGACCGTTGGAGCGGATCCTCCGCCCGTTTATCCGCGATGGCATCTCCGCCCTGGGAAAGATGAGTCCCGCTCCGGGGGCAACAGCCCGCCGGCTCGCGCAGGCCGGAATCAGCAAGTCAGTCATAGATTTTCGCGCCGAGCAGGTCATGTGGGCCGCCGCAGGTTTTGCCCTCACTTCGGCCATTGTCGCCGTGGGGGCTGCGGCCGGAAGGTTTAACGCCCTGCTGGCTGCTGTGGCCATCATCGGCAGCGGGGTGGCGGGCTTTGTTGTCCGGGACTACTGGCTGGGTGTGCAGGTCCGTAGGAGGGAAGAGCGGATGATGGCTGAGTTTCCCAGCCTCGCCGAACTAATGGCACTGGCCGTCGGTGCAGGGGAGAGTGCCACCGGAGCCCTGGACCGGGTCTGCCGGAGCGCCAAGGGCGAGTTGTCCAAGGAGTTCTCCACGATCCTGGCAGAAACGCGGGCAGGCAAGCCCTTGATCAACGCCCTCCAGGAGTTCTCCGCGCGTACGGACCTTGCACCTCTCGTCCGGTTCGTGGACGGAATCGTTGTTGCGGTCGAACGGGGTACACCCCTCGCAGACGTACTGCGGGCGCAGGCCCAGGATGTCCGCGACACAGCCAAGCGGGACCTGATGGAAGCCGCCGGGAAGAAGGAAATTGCCATGATGGTGCCCCTCGTCTTCGGCGTGCTTCCACTGACGGTGGTATTTGCCGTCTTTCCCGGCATCGCCGCAATCAGCCTGGGTCTCTAA
- a CDS encoding TadE family protein, with protein MAASVRAFGRAQPGVPGREQGSAVVDFVLVGGLLTMFFLAILQLTLVLHVRNTLIDAAASGARYGTLADRGPGDAEERTRGLIMTALNPSFAEEISTSEVTVQGLRTLEVTVRAPMPVVGLIGPRGMLEVTGHAAVQP; from the coding sequence ATGGCCGCTTCCGTACGCGCCTTCGGTCGCGCTCAGCCAGGTGTCCCTGGCCGGGAGCAGGGTTCGGCAGTGGTGGATTTTGTGCTGGTGGGTGGCCTGCTCACGATGTTCTTCCTGGCAATTCTCCAACTGACCCTTGTACTCCACGTCCGGAACACACTGATTGACGCGGCAGCTTCTGGCGCGCGGTACGGAACACTCGCGGACCGGGGTCCTGGTGATGCGGAAGAACGGACCCGCGGCCTCATCATGACTGCCCTGAACCCATCCTTCGCTGAGGAGATCAGCACGAGCGAAGTGACCGTCCAGGGGCTAAGAACGCTGGAAGTAACGGTCCGGGCTCCCATGCCTGTAGTGGGGTTGATCGGACCCCGCGGAATGTTGGAGGTGACGGGCCATGCCGCGGTACAGCCGTGA